AAtggtataataaattaaatatttcaattcAATGTAAACTCTAGGTCAAAGAATGAGCCATCTCACTAATTTATTTCAACCCAAAGAACCTTTTATCAAGGATCATATGCATTGTGATTGATTGTGCAATGATGACATACTTACATTAACTCTCTTAAAAATAGATATCACAATGTCATCGGGCACTTGTGTGTAATCTTCAGTGCCATCCAAAATGCCCTGCAGAGCTACTCCCGACAAACTGTTCTTGTGCTCCAGAATGTGTTGAATGCtttcaatgcatttcttttGATGACCGGCACCTACTATAACACCTAAGAAAAACAATTATACATTATTGTACATATGCTAACCACTATTAAACCTTTTAGAAAAACTATGACAAATTTTAGATATTTCTGAAGTTTGTCACAGTTTCACTtaaagaataaacttaaaatcagTTGCAATATTCTTTGTAGCTTTTCGACTATGACTGCCATAAATGGCTAGACTAGTCACATATGGTAACATGTAACCAGGTTTAACCTGTCatatcccaagggctcaaatatgagccatAAATAAATTTTCCACATTTCCCACGATTTTCAAAACCTCCCACTTCAACTCCCAGTGGCTCAAATGGGAGCCATACTGGGAGACAACAACAAAATTAGTTTTCAGGGTGCGGGATCGGGCaggttaatataaaattatttaaattgctTGCAGGCAATAACAGCTATAGCTTTCCTTGCCATGTTTTAACAACTGTTTTTATGCAGATGCCATTATGAATCTTATTTGGTATCATTAAACATTAATATATTATCAATAAGTTTTCTAAGTGACATGATCATTTGTTCTCTGTATAttgttaaaaacacatatgtatgtatgtatatgtatttgtaactattattatttatatatttatgtatgtttatggCTGTGTATTTCTTATGATTGTATTGTGTTCGTACAGCTACCTGTAGGTACTTAACGGTATCTTATACCGCATGTTTTTGCACCGCCAACAACTAATCTGCtttgcctaaaggttgactggtagagaatgccttatggcattaaattCGCCTTTTGTAGTGTgtaatgtgcaataaagattaaataaataaaaacctaattACCTATCAATGAACCTCGTTGCAGTTGCTTTGAAGAATTATATCGCTTGACACATACATCAAGCATGTTGTTACTTCTGTTGACAGCCTTCAGGACCCTCTTGAAGCCCTCACAATGTGATGTGCGTCCATCTGCAACTGCCAAAATGATATCGGGTTTGAACAGCTCCATAAAGTCCATGTATCTGAAAATAATTGGCATAAACATGTTGATTAATGGACATTAACTCTGTAGACCCCACATCATTCTATTATAATCTTGTAAGTCCCTACAAATTCtgcatttattaaataacaaactTTTATTCTATAAGAgttcaaaattcaattcgattttgTATACTGCTAAAATGATTTCGAACACAAGTAGGGATACAGAGGATATTGTTGAATTGTTTCATTTAACCCACCATTGTACATTTTTGATAAGTTCAAGTTTAAATCAAAAACACCAGTTACCTGTCAGCACAAATCATTTTTTTGCCCCTTTTTGTCCACAGCGGCACCTTGTCTAACTCTAAGTGACCCAATGGTGCAGCATCGTTTAGATTATGCAATGTCGTGCAGGTTATATGGTCCGCGACTCCAGCAAACTTGGCTATTCCCTCGCCCTGAGCTTTGACTCCGGCTTCTAAATGACTGGTACTGGTTAAAGGAACCCAGAGGAGTTGGGGGTTAGTAAATACCCGAGCTAAGACGTCTGCCGTCAAATGAACTACATTACCTCCCTGAAACGTGAGAGTACGAAATTTTGTTCACTGACTGaagtaaattatataaaataaaacccagTAACCATTCAGTTAACATGAGAACAAAACCTGAGTAAGAAGTGCAGCTGTAGGGGTTTCAATCATCGTACTAGGTGACTTGGTGAATCCTGTTAGGGTACCAACTCGTTCAGCACCACAGCCAGCCTGCTTTATTGTGAAAcgcattttaattattataggcAGGCTTTGAAGCGGATTGATTTTGGAGTCTCAGCAAAACAATAAATGAAACATGAATGGAACAAGAAACAAACGTGCTTTTGACAGCTGACTCATTGGCACCGGTTTTTTAACGCTGGCAACACAATTACACTGTCTGACAGCGATTATTAAAGCACTAACAGACAAGCGTACCGGACCGTTACTTTGGTCCGGACCGGCGGTCATTCGAAAATTTGTGGAAGGTGGTTAGGCCTTAGAACCAACTTAGAACATACAACAACTGGAATAACCTTATGTCGTATTTGGGTATAAAAATGTCTGCCTAATTTTTCGGTGAGGCGAGGAACAAAGGTCTTCAAGTAAAAAAGAGTGCTTTACTCATATACTTAAAGAAGATTTGTGTCGAAACACGAAAAGACACAgacctatttaaataaaaattaacatattcTCATTTGACGCACACAATCATATGACTGAATGAATCATGGATATGtctttagagtcagaccaagataagtctgccaCTATtttgatagagttagaccacgaaaagtctgcagcgattttgatagcccacgcagtgcaagtgttatttatacgttgtTGATGATGAAGGTGTTCCACAATAAAAGCTCACAATACGGGACACGAAAACTGTTTAATTTCTAAAAGTTACAGACACCACGTGATTTGAACATGAGAGCAGTATGTACGTGTGTCGCGCGCGGATAGACAAGCCGACTGACCCgtggtcaaaaacaaaaaccgtTGGAACCTTGTCGCTGCGTCACACGTATATCTACCTCCAAATTTCAGCTTAAAACTAAAGTTGTACAAATCATCGGAGTACCACAATAATAAACagaattaaaataaaccaaaaaaaaaaccattttgaGCACGTCGCTAACACGCCCCACCCCAGTGCTGGCTCAGCACTCATTAACCAAAGGGATTCTAGCGACGCGCGCCGCAGGCCTTTTAAAGACGCCGGatttggtttttatttccaCCAACCTGACCCGACCATCCCTACCTGGGAATACCTGCTGGATGACCGCCTTCGGCCACACATTGCGTGGTGCTCCTGGATCTACAACTAAAACTAAGTCTCCTACCTTCAGTGGAGTTTGTTCAGTGTTCCACTTCCTTCTAGGGAGTAGCTCCGGTAAGTATTCCTTTACCCACCTCTGCCAATACATATCGGCCAGCCTTTGACTCGTCCGCCATTGCTTCCGAAGGAACAAGTCTGAATCGTCAAAGGCACCTAAAGCGGGGGTATTAGGAGGCGAGTGAAGAAGGAAGTGGTTCGGCGTCAGAGCGCCGTCACTACCTGGTTCCACGGAGACGTGGGTTAGCGGGCGACTGTTGACGATGTTCTCCACCTCCGCCATCAGAGTGCTGAGAACTTCGTCCTTCGGTGCCCGCTCTTTAAGGACAACGCTAAGACTTTTCTTAACGCTGCGTATGAGGCGCTCCCACGCCCCACCCCAATGGGGACTCGCGGGAGGTATAAATTTCCAACTCGAACCATTGGTCAATGCAAAGTCATTGACAGCTTTGTTGTCGAGTTCCCGCACAGATCGTTTCAACTCGGTATCAGCTCCCCGTAGGTTCGTACCGTTATCCGAGTAGAAACAGTCTGGCCATCCTCGACGCGACGCCATACGCCGTAACGCCATAATGAGGGAGTCGGTCGTGAGAGAATGTACGATCTCCAAATGGATCGCCCTTACAGTAAGGCAGGTAAAAATGACCCCGTACCTCTTTTGGCGTCCTCTGCCGACCACCACCTCCATTGGGCCGAACAAGTCAAGGCCGCAATGTGTGAATGGCCTCTGGTGATGTGCCATTCGACCTGGAGGTAACTCACCCATTACAGGTACATGTGGTTGCGCCTTGCGTATTTTACAAAACATGCATCTCGTTGCTACATGTTTAACCGTCGGCCTTATCTTCGTGATTGCGTATTTTTCCTTTAGATTGTTCACCACCGTTTCCTGGTAATCATGCGCAGCCCTGATGTGATAATGCTTCACGAGCAATCGCGTCACCTGGTGCCGCCCGTCCAAAATAATCGGGTACTTTGTATCGGCGCCAACACCCTGTGCAGCATTAATACGGCCGCCGCAGCGAAGGACCCCACAATCATCCAGGTAAGGTGACCAGGTAAGTATTCGACTATTACGTTCGAGACTCATACCTTTTCTAATTGCAGCTAACTCCGCGCCGAAGCATTCTTCTTGTACCTGTCGCACCAATAGCAGCTCGGCTCGCCGCATCAACTCAGAGTCATCGTAAGTCTGCTTTCGACATTTATGCACGAATACTAACACATGGTATGTGCTCCGCAACAGCCGCAACCACGAAGAGAAGCGCTCCGGATTAAATACAGGTAAGTATGTAGCAGGTAAgtcattaattatatttataatttctgACCTTTCAGGTTCAACAGCTGCAGTGCCGACAATATTACGCGGCCAGGATGACTCGTCGCTTCCCAAGAACGAAGGGCCCTTTAACCACTCGTTTTGGAAGAGAGCGTCGTCATAAGTTTCGCGCGTTGCAATATCTGCAACGTTCAATTTGGTAGGTACATACCGCCATTCATTACTGCGCGTGAGCTCATCGATAGCCCCCAACCGGTTTGCTACGAATGTTTTATAATTGCGCGCGTCATTCTTAACCCAGTGAAGAAATGTGGTTGAATCGCTCCAGAAATGACGGCGCTGTACCACTAACCTGTGATCCTTTTGTAGGCTGTCCGCCAGTCTCGCTGCCATAAGAGCCGACTGTAACTCTGCACGAGGTACAGTCAACAAAGGTTTCACGGGTAAGACTCTGCACTTACTTGCTATAAAGGCGACGtaaatttcattattataaGTCCAGCGCCAATAAGCAACAGCACACATCGCTTTTGTAGACGCATCGCAAAAAATATGCATCTCTAAATTATTACCATAATAAATATTCGTAGTCGATGCCGGCGCACTTGGCGTAGCACTGCTACGCGGCTGATAAGTAGGTGGCGGCGTAGTATGTGCAGGCGGTGCGGCGGTCGCGGGCCGCGCGGGGGAGGAGTCATCGGCTACGCGCGTCGTAGCACTGCCCGGCGGCTCTGCCGTCGCTCGGTTGCCTAAGCCGCTTGTACCTATAGGACTTAGATAGCATCTAGGTATACGAACGTaacgcatttcttttaaaaggTTAATCCATTCACTCCACTTAACGAAAATATTATTTGGAATATTTTCGTCCCAATCAATGGATAACTGCCATAAAGACTGTAGCATTATCTTACCTTGAATAGTGAATGGAGATAAGAAACCAAACACGTCGAATATCGACATTATTACTCGAAGCATGATCcttttagtaggtacttgtttacCGCTAACTATATCGCTAGGTATGCGTTTGAGTGACAAATCAAACCCAAACTCATCCGTAGCGGGGTACCAGATAAGACCAAGCGTTCTCTCACCTTCTTGCTGTcgatctaatttgaaccttaaggCTGCTGTGCCTAAGGCTTCTTTTGGCACGCTGTCCAATACTGCCTCGCTGTTACTTGtccagttgcacatgtcgaaccCGCCCTGTTTGTGAATAAAAGTAACATCTTTTACCATTTTTATAGCTGCGGCCTCGTCCGGCAAACTGTCCAAGTAATCGTCCATGTAGTGTTGCTCGCAGATGGCAGCAACGGCAGCAGGCATTGTGGACGCATAACGCTGTGCGTTCCTATTCTTGACGTACTGGGCGATAAAAGGGGACGAATTAGCGCCAAACACTAGTGACGTCATAGCATATGTTTTGACTGGCTGTTTAGAGTCAGTCCTCCATAAAAACCTAAGTGCGTCCTGGTCCTCGGGTCGTATTTTGACCCTTAGGAACATGTCACGCAAATCACCGGCCACAGCGTACCTATTCTCTCTAAATCGTACCATAATGCCGAATAGGGACGCGAGTAGGTCGGGACCTTGAAGTAGGTAATCGTTCAGCGATGTACCTTTACTTTTTGCGGCACAATCAAAAACAAGACGAAGCTTTTTCTTGTTTAAATTGTCCACCGCATGGTGAGGTAGGTACCATGTGTGAGGGGAAGCGGATCGAGGGTCAATGACCTCCCGGGCAAAATCATTTTGGAACAAATGATTTACTCGATCCGTGTACCTTTGAGCATACTCACTGTTTGCCGCCATTTTCTTTTCAACTCCCTTTAACCTATTTAGGGCGTTAGGGTAGCTGTCAGGCATCACGCTGTTCTCGTCGCGCCACGGCAGACCAACTTGCCACCTGCCGTCAGCGAAGGTGGTCGTGCGGTCCAACTGGGCTAAGGCACGGACGTCATCGCTGTTCTGACGAGGCTTGTTACACACACCTAGAGAGTCAATAGAAAAATAGCGTCTTACTTCCTCATGAAGGTCGCGGAGCGCGTCGTCGTGGGCGCTCGGGCAGCAGTCAGCAGCTGCTAGCAGCAGGTTGTGGGCGGCGCGGGGGCCTCGGCCGTGCGGGGCGCGCGTCTTCCCATGGACGGACCAACCTAAGACAGTGCGCGTAGCGAACGGCTCTAAGGGTTTACCTTTACATATTTCTAACGGCataattaaatcataattatccTGCCCAATTAAAACTTCAGGGTTACAAGAAATTACATTAGGCGACCATTTGTCTTTTAACTTTTGTAAGTGGGCAAATTTATTACAATCGATGGACCTAAAGTCCTGCTCAGGAATTTCCAAATTATCTACAGCTCGTAAATTGACATTAAAAGTCTCACTACCATTTAAACTAGACACATCGATAGATACAACTGTATAAGTACATTCTAAATCGCTATCTTTCCACGCTCCGCTCACTCGCATAGTCTCAGTGCGCCCGCGCAGGCCGGCGCGC
This region of Cydia amplana chromosome 4, ilCydAmpl1.1, whole genome shotgun sequence genomic DNA includes:
- the LOC134647528 gene encoding uncharacterized protein LOC134647528 — encoded protein: MVNTRSTTRRERERKAEEDRQLQLQVPSQPTNGNNAQNNDEIKINVPAFKLSGSSVKSEHRPAQHNTPASLTGAKSKSSSSSVLARIKQLELEAAQEKARIQMALIDKKLEADLANLMDEEQENYSPHDDLHTDTQDEVEKWLERSQRELESAAQQVPDHGNQPDLPCPPPVVDPGTSNGTIQMLASALQNLTASTAKQKSDKNLLSRLCTPRDLPSYSGDSLDWLQFKQAYEESTEVCGFSPKENLWRLRKCLHGTAREAVSALMVTATSPDIVMKTLELVCGNPESILTRIMQGLRKLPSMSNEYSKDIVFFSVKVQNFIAAVHAVGRKEYLHDVNMANIILSKLPTVIISKWSDYSFPIIAEGKKPRLEILGDFLNIEAVKITTTANIHVTDQRSSYQHHSKNKSDNNNANRQQTVLLQSAQARSDNKCLFCRGAKHELTECKMFKKALRKDRWRHVKRHGVCFKCLVSCHDRENCPAPACDKDGCGEAHHRLLHYVQHRDTDKDATSESPDKKETAESSPTNETVSFININDHKVLLKVVPIKIRGPNGVFMTSAFLDDGSSISLISKSLAERAGLRGRTETMRVSGAWKDSDLECTYTVVSIDVSSLNGSETFNVNLRAVDNLEIPEQDFRSIDCNKFAHLQKLKDKWSPNVISCNPEVLIGQDNYDLIMPLEICKGKPLEPFATRTVLGWSVHGKTRAPHGRGPRAAHNLLLAAADCCPSAHDDALRDLHEEVRRYFSIDSLGVCNKPRQNSDDVRALAQLDRTTTFADGRWQVGLPWRDENSVMPDSYPNALNRLKGVEKKMAANSEYAQRYTDRVNHLFQNDFAREVIDPRSASPHTWYLPHHAVDNLNKKKLRLVFDCAAKSKGTSLNDYLLQGPDLLASLFGIMVRFRENRYAVAGDLRDMFLRVKIRPEDQDALRFLWRTDSKQPVKTYAMTSLVFGANSSPFIAQYVKNRNAQRYASTMPAAVAAICEQHYMDDYLDSLPDEAAAIKMVKDVTFIHKQGGFDMCNWTSNSEAVLDSVPKEALGTAALRFKLDRQQEDIATRETYDDALFQNEWLKGPSFLGSDESSWPRNIVGTAAVEPERSEIINIINDLPATYLPVFNPERFSSWLRLLRSTYHVLVFVHKCRKQTYDDSELMRRAELLLVRQVQEECFGAELAAIRKGMSLERNSRILTWSPYLDDCGVLRCGGRINAAQGVGADTKYPIILDGRHQVTRLLVKHYHIRAAHDYQETVVNNLKEKYAITKIRPTVKHVATRCMFCKIRKAQPHVPVMGELPPGRMAHHQRPFTHCGLDLFGPMEVVVGRGRQKRYGVIFTCLTVRAIHLEIVHSLTTDSLIMALRRMASRRGWPDCFYSDNGTNLRGADTELKRSVRELDNKAVNDFALTNGSSWKFIPPASPHWGGAWERLIRSVKKSLSVVLKERAPKDEVLSTLMAEVENIVNSRPLTHVSVEPGSDGALTPNHFLLHSPPNTPALGAFDDSDLFLRKQWRTSQRLADMYWQRWVKEYLPELLPRRKWNTEQTPLKVGDLVLVVDPGAPRNVWPKAVIQQVFPGRDGRVRLVEIKTKSGVFKRPAARVARIPLVNEC
- the LOC134647283 gene encoding queuine tRNA-ribosyltransferase accessory subunit 2 isoform X1; protein product: MRFTIKQAGCGAERVGTLTGFTKSPSTMIETPTAALLTQGGNVVHLTADVLARVFTNPQLLWVPLTSTSHLEAGVKAQGEGIAKFAGVADHITCTTLHNLNDAAPLGHLELDKVPLWTKRGKKMICADRYMDFMELFKPDIILAVADGRTSHCEGFKRVLKAVNRSNNMLDVCVKRYNSSKQLQRGSLIGVIVGAGHQKKCIESIQHILEHKNSLSGVALQGILDGTEDYTQVPDDIVISIFKRVNEALPNEMVRVLEGFWNPAAIMAAIGNGYDVFDGSYPVKLTNEGFALTLNFNVDQRHDELCILDLNDSKYKEDFSPLLKGCECLACKKYTRAYIQHLRNTREMLASVLLSIHNLHHFDQMFHHARRHIAASTFDTFRHHITKQYELYKESQVHETDDMTVTSETDSTEMKAAAVKKIRVTDEVSISVANGNA
- the LOC134647283 gene encoding queuine tRNA-ribosyltransferase accessory subunit 2 isoform X2; this translates as MIETPTAALLTQGGNVVHLTADVLARVFTNPQLLWVPLTSTSHLEAGVKAQGEGIAKFAGVADHITCTTLHNLNDAAPLGHLELDKVPLWTKRGKKMICADRYMDFMELFKPDIILAVADGRTSHCEGFKRVLKAVNRSNNMLDVCVKRYNSSKQLQRGSLIGVIVGAGHQKKCIESIQHILEHKNSLSGVALQGILDGTEDYTQVPDDIVISIFKRVNEALPNEMVRVLEGFWNPAAIMAAIGNGYDVFDGSYPVKLTNEGFALTLNFNVDQRHDELCILDLNDSKYKEDFSPLLKGCECLACKKYTRAYIQHLRNTREMLASVLLSIHNLHHFDQMFHHARRHIAASTFDTFRHHITKQYELYKESQVHETDDMTVTSETDSTEMKAAAVKKIRVTDEVSISVANGNA